In Piliocolobus tephrosceles isolate RC106 chromosome 6, ASM277652v3, whole genome shotgun sequence, the following are encoded in one genomic region:
- the SIX6 gene encoding homeobox protein SIX6, giving the protein MFQLPILNFSPQQVAGVCETLEESGDVERLGRFLWSLPVAPAACEALNKNESVLRARAIVAFHGGNYRELYHILENHKFTKESHAKLQALWLEAHYQEAEKLRGRPLGPVDKYRVRKKFPLPRTIWDGEQKTHCFKERTRHLLREWYLQDPYPNPSKKRELAQATGLTPTQVGNWFKNRRQRDRAAAAKNRLQQQVLSQGSGRALRAEGDGTPEVLGVAASPAASLSSKVATSAISITSSDSECDI; this is encoded by the exons ATGTTCCAGCTGCCCATCTTGAATTTCAGCCCCCAGCAAGTGGCCGGGGTATGCGAGACCCTGGAAGAGAGCGGCGATGTGGAGCGCCTGGGTCGCTTCCTCTGGTCGCTGCCCGTAGCCCCTGCGGCCTGCGAGGCCCTCAACAAGAATGAGTCGGTGCTGCGCGCACGAGCCATCGTGGCCTTTCACGGTGGCAACTACCGAGAGCTCTACCATATCCTGGAAAACCACAAGTTCACCAAGGAGTCGCACGCCAAGCTGCAGGCGCTGTGGCTTGAAGCACACTACCAGGAAGCTGAGAAGCTGCGTGGAAGGCCCCTAGGGCCGGTGGACAAGTACCGAGTAAGGAAGAAGTTCCCGCTGCCGCGCACCATTTGGGACGGCGAACAGAAGACACACTGCTTCAAGGAGCGCACGCGGCACCTGCTACGCGAGTGGTACCTGCAGGATCCATACCCTAACCCCAGCAAAAAGCGTGAGCTCGCCCAGGCAACCGGACTGACTCCCACACAGGTGGGCAACTGGTTCAAAAACCGCCGACAAAGGGACCGAGCGGCTGCAGCCAAGAACAG ACTCCAGCAGCAGGTCCTGTCACAGGGTTCCGGGCGGGCACTACGGGCGGAGGGCGACGGCACGCCAGAGGTGCTTGGCGTCGCCGCCAGCCCGGCCGCCAGTCTATCCAGCAAGGTGGCCACTTCAGCCATCTCCATCACGTCCAGCGACAGCGAGTGCGACATCTGA